DNA from Osmerus mordax isolate fOsmMor3 chromosome 2, fOsmMor3.pri, whole genome shotgun sequence:
TTGACCAGTGGTCCATGAAGATTCTTTTGTAGGTCACGAGAGCGCGGGTCATTGTCCCTAAAAACGGCACCAAATTGTTTCACATATGTCACTCACGTATTTCAGACATAGGATACAGACATAAATACATGCTAGCCCTATGCGTAAAATTGGCTTAGCAGAGACAAATTGATGAGAAACATTTGCTTTGCACAAACTGGAATTATTTCCTAGGCGTAGGTTTGAGTCGGTGTAATCAATATCGATATGCTTTATTTTTCCTAGACAAAACAGCCTATGTCTTGTGTAGCCTATATTGGAGTCTACTAAAGCGTATTACGCGGTATTAAGTCCGTCGTGTAGTATGTACAGCCCTGTAACTGAATGTTTGACACACAGCCTACATTGTACGGACCAACAGCTAGGGATGTTGATGATATCTATATAGACCACTAGCGAGGGCCGACGCCATTGACTGCAAAAGCGCATAGACGTTGAGACCCTCTCCCCGTTTAAAGCTACAGTGTAGTATTTATTGTCTAGTCTCAAAGCTTATGTAGTCTACCCCAAACACTCTGGCCTCTTTTACAGAGTATGGTCTCCTCTTAATCTCGTGTGGCTTTTGACAGGATTTGAGAGAGCGGGGGTTTCTCCGGGGCAAAATGGGACATTTTGACATATTGCAGAGGCAGCTCTCTTCTCACTGATTCGCCTCACGGGACCGACAGTGAGAGTCACACATGCCCAAACAGCAACTAAAGCATCAGATATCCTTGGCATCAGTTGTGATCTTAGAAAGGGATTGTGTAATATAGTTTAACGATACATACTGCAGTGAATGAAGATGAGCGAATGTACATCTAGGTGTTTACTTATTGATGATAGGCcattaggcctacatgttatgtAGCATGGACTGTAATACAACGAACCTGTTGTTTTCTGTATAGTACAATTATAATGTAATTTTTATGTTAATTCGTTTCGGTGAGTGGAGTAGTCAGTGAAATAAATGCTGGTTATACTATCTGAATATTTAAGTAACAATCAATATGTGGACACTGGCCAGCTTTATTCAGATGTTCCCTCCCTTACACCTCTTTATTAATAGTCTTCAGAGGAGCCATATTAACATCTCAACATCTCGGTCCTCCCATAAACTGTGTTATCGTGGCTTGGAGATCCTATTTGCCAACGTCATTTCCCCCGATCCTACGTCTACTTCCCCACTGCGGGATTTGTTGAAGCTCATTCCACGGTCTGTGGTCAGGATGGCAATCTgggcacacacactgtagctatTTAAACCTGTCTATCGATTCTGGACGTTTTAATCCACGACCTGGAGAATTCGAAAGTACAGAAAACGTTTGCAGTGCCTGGAATTTGCAGGATTTACTCAAAATCGGTGTTTCGGTCCTACAGGTCTACCAAGAACCTAAGAACGACGGCGAGTGCTTGAGCAACATAAAGGAGTTTCTAAAAGGCTGCACGTCTTTCCGCGTCGAGGTAAGATCTCAAAATAATACCACAAGCATACAAACTTTGTGatcaacacacactcccatattTGTAAACTTTAGAAGCATTAACGTAGCATGTCCCCCAATGTGTGGCGGTTCTGACCTGGTACAATAAACAATGGAGCGCCGAGTGGACGGACGGAGGTTGACAGTGGGAGGAGTGGTTAGCCGAGAACAATCACCATCACCCGGGCGGGCTAGTGGAGAAGGAGGCTTGTGTATCTTGTAGTCTGAAGTCGTGGTTCTTGCTTCAGGGCAGTATCGTAAAACTCTAGCAACATCATCTAAATAAAATAATGTAACACTTTGGCAGTTTAACAAATAGGTCTATCTTACAGCCCACATAGTTGATACATTGTAGCTAACAGCCGATTGCCGAGGGCTACCAAATCTCATGAAAAGCTTTCACTTAATGCGTGGCGATGTAATTCATATCCTCTTGATATCTGAACGTTTATGTCACCTTTCAGTAATTATTGAGAAATGGATAGTTCTAGTGAGAGCTGACCTGAACGACTTTAGTTGTCCTTATTATGACTATGTCACGACAATTATATTCGCAGTACACATATAGCCTACAGTATTTTGATAGTTCTGTTGGATTCTCATCCAATTATGTACTCTAAAACACATCTTTTATGACCATTTCAATTATTTTTGGAGGGAAAGACTAGCTTGCTACTGAAGACCAAGGACGGTTTACAGCTGTAAAGGTTGTGTTGGGTTTTTGACCAAGCCCAGTTCTGTGAGAACTAAGGACTCACACAGAACAGTGTTGTGCTGTGAGATTACATAGAGGGGTCATTGAACCCACCCGTTTTGGACAACAACACTCAGTATTCTTCGACATAGACTCTCCTTACgaagtctggagagagagagcgagagagagggggatgggggtggagagagagatggatagatgtAAAGATTCATGAGCTGTTCAAGATAAAGTTGAGATTGATTCTGGATCTACTTCTGTCGTAGTACCGGTAAACAACTGTTAGAGGTTTTAGCCGAGCTCTCACAGACGTCTTCACTACTCTGAGAAATGATAACAAGGTACCAGGCATCCACTGTGCTTCCTAatggacacactgctgtgtgtggctgtgtgtgtctgttgtggcTCCCACCAGTGTTGTCCATTACTGTGAAGGGCGTCAGACTAGTCAGTGTGGGATCAGTCTGGCAACCTGCTTGCCCCATGCTGTAACCATGTTCATGTCTTGCTCCCCTAAGCAGCTTTAGAAAGTAGTGTGCAcacacagtagtgtgtgtgtgtgtgtatgcatgtgtttatgtatgtgtgtgtgtctgtgtgtgtgcgctgatgATGGAAACggtacacgtgtgtgtatgcgtgcgtgcgtgcgtgcgtgcatgccaCATTAATAAGAGTATCTGTATTATGGTGGTGGTACACACATCTCACCATCTGTATGGCTGGCTAGCCAGGCTAGGCTAgcctggctggctagccaggcTAGGCTAGCCAGGCTAGGCTAGCCAGGCCAGGCTATCCTGGGTCCCCTCCAAACTCCAGAGAACTGCAGCCTCCAGGTACTGGAGCTCGACCAGCAGAttagggcggtgtgtgtgtgggtgtgtgtgtgtgtatgtctgcatgaATGCCAGCACTTTAAAGTCCTGATGGGTGTGTTCTTGGCATCAACACAGTTATGTTGTGTTTGTCACTCTTACGAGCGTGCTGGGGAGGAGTGACGAGTTGGTTCAATCTGACTGGCCTCAGGTACCTCGCACACCATCTCACCCTGcagcctgacccctgaccccggcCTAACtcaggaaggaagaaagacCTAAACCCTAAAATataacacatttatttacatttagtcatttagcagacgctcttatccagagcgacttacagtaagtacagggacattcccccgaggcaagtagggtgaagtgccttgcccaaggacacaacgtcatttttgcacagctgggaatcgaacgtATTTGAATGCTCTAACCACAGAGCTAAACCTATCCCCATAACAGGTGGGACAGAAGTAAAATAAGGAAGCCTTGTTAAGGAAGTTAGTCAAAATGGCTTTTCATTCTAAAGCCCCCCATCTGAAGCAGTGACTGGTTAGTACTGTGTTGGTTATGACATCACACTCCCATTATTCTGTCTCCGGGCAAGCAAGGTCCGTGCAGTTTTACTGGTCTTCGAGAAGGTCTTTCTACCACTACATCTCTGAGTAATAGGGACCAAAGGATTCCTataaatcctgtgtgtgtgtgtgtgtgtgtgtgggcatggacCCAGTCTGTCCTATTAATTTAGTGATGCCCCACAGTAATATGCAGTGACAGCCCAGCTGAGCTCCAAATAATACCagaaggggagtggaggaggagtggaggagagggggagagggagtggaggagaggagaggagggagtggaggaggagagggagtggaggagaggagggagtggaggaggagagggagtggaggagaggagggagtggaggagaggagggagtggagtggaggagaggaagaggaggaggagggagtggaggagaggaagaggagagaggaagtggaggacaggagagggagagtagagcaGAAGAAGAGGAAATAGATAAAtgaggagaaaaagaagagaagaaaggggtaggagagggagagcaagacgACGGGGGtagtggaggacgaggaggaagagagggagggaagaatagaggaagaggaaagagagagcagaggaaaagtagggtggagaggaaaggaTCCTTCCAGATGACAGGACAGTCTATCTAGAAGAGCTGGATAAATATAGACTTGGACAATAggacagcatacacacacagatacatacaaacgcacaggtacacacatctacacacaccaaactccacacacacacatccatatccaccgacacaaacacacagattctCCCCGGGGGTATCTGTAATCAGAGCGGAAAATAAAAGGGACTCCAATCTCACTCACCCTCGGTGGCACTGGACCGAGAGGAAACTGTCACCCACTCTGCCCTGgtattagggagggagggaggagagggaggggggagggaggagagggaggcagggagggagggagggagggaggagagggagggaaggaaggaaagggaggaaaGAACAGTGCTAGTTCACTCCAATTGCCCCTCCTTTCACTACACAGAAAGACAGCACCAGACTGGTTAACTCAAATGTTTAGTATTTCAGTAACCCCAGAGAGACATACAGGACCAGTttctccagggagagagagagagagagagagagagagacaggatccgtatctacagagagagagaaatacaggatCAAtatctacagagagagacaggaccagTTTctccagtaagagagagagagagagagagagagagagagagagagagagagagagagggagagagggagagagggagagagggagagagggagagacggaaccAGTATCTCGTACCTACAGCCTATACTAAGTTCTACATTTTAAATAGAGCAACTCTCTACATCAAAGAACTTTGAATGTCAAGGAAAGACTGTTCCAAGCTTAATGAAGagatgggtggtggtggtggtggtgtgtgtgtacatgtggacCTATTAGTGTGTCTGGGTACTTTGTTTTGGAGGACACTGAGGGTGGGATGAAGGTATTGATCCGTCTGGCACTGCCACTGTGTCAGTGAATACACAGAACTGTGTCCGCTGAATAGGGGAACGATTTTCACGCAGGAAATGGCTTTGCCAATCAGTTCTGGCACATGCATTCACTGACCTTTCACTGACTGGCTATGCtccatttctcttttcttcctctccctcctctccctcccctcattcccccctcccctcctctccttcccctcattcccccctcgtctcctctccctcctctccctcccctcattcccccctcgtctcgtctcctctccatcctctccctcccctcattcccccctcgtctcctctcctcctctccctcccctcattccccctcgtctcctctcctctccctcctctccctcccctcattcccccctcgtctcctctcctcctctccctcccctcattccccctcgtctcctctcctctccctcctctccctcccctcattcccccctcgtctcctctcctcctctccctcctctccctcccctcattccccctcgtctcctctcctctccatcctctccctcccctcattcccccctcgtctcctctcctcctctccctcctctccctcccctcattcccccctcgtctcctctcctcctctccctcctctccctcccctcattccccctcgtctcctctcctcctctccctcctctccctcccctcattcccccctcgtctcctctcccctcctctccctcccctcattcgccctcgtctcctctcctcctctcccctcctctccctccccttattcccccctcgtctcctctcctcctctcccctcctctccctcccctcattcccccctcgtctcctctcctcctctcccctcctctcctcccctcattcccccctcatctcctctcctcctctcctcctctcccctcctccccacctcgtcccctctccttgtctcctctccttctctcctccagccttttgAAGCCAGTGAGCTGCTTTTGGGGCTGAACTTCTCCAAGGTGCTCAACAGTCTGGTGGCCCTCAACAAAGTCACTGCAGGTaggtagaaagtgtgtgtgtgtgtggttttggggGTGTATATCTCTAACGCAgagctctttctcctctctccagacatCGGCGTGggcagtgacagtgtgtgtgctcgccATTCCTCGGCCCACAGGATCAAGTCTTTCGACTCACTATCCTCCCAGTCAGCTCTGGGACGATCCTCCAAGCTCCAGAACCAGTTCCGCagtctggtgagacacacacacacacacacagagtcactaCCCCTGCAGAAGTCTTTTGAGGGCTATTTTTACACTCTAACTCTTGTTCCTTGTTCCCTCCCCCAaactctccatcttcttctctgtaactcctccccctctccccaacccctccaccttcctttccaacaccctcctcccctctctgtgcccccccctccccccacaggaCATGTGTGAAAGCAGTGGGCAGCAGGTCCTGGTGAAGGCGAAGTTTAACTTTCAGCAGACCAATGAGGACGAGCTGTCCTTCTCCAAGGGTGACATCATCAGCGTGAGccggcaggaggagggagggtggtgggagggCTCGCTCGGCGGCAAGACCGGCTGGTTCCCTAGCAACTATGTCCGTGAGGTCAAAGGCAGTGGTATgtatcccttctctctctctctctctctctctctctctctctctctctctctctctctctctctctctctctctctctctctctctctctctctctctctctctctctctctctctctcttaatgtctctctctctgtatcttaatgtctctctctggctttctcttaaggtctctctctctgtatcttaatgtatctctgtctcttgaAATGGCTCTCTAAGTCTGTTGGTCTCTTAATGCCTttctttgtttgtgtctgtctccaacccctctctctctatgtctctctctctatttctccctctctctgtccttctattTACACTTTGACTCTCACAAtacctctctgtcactctctatgtcactctctctgtcactctctctgtcactctctctgtccctctctctctctctctctctgtctgtgtctctctgccccctccttcagctcctgcCTGTGCTCTCAGTAAGAGGAGAATTCAATGGGGAGTAATTGATTAGGGCTGATCAATGAGAAGCGTCAGGGGACGGTGTGTGGAGAAACTGATCGACTGAAACTCATCCATTGTTTCCCTCCTCACAGATAAACAGGTGTCGCCCAAGTCTGGGACCCTGAAGAGCCCCCCCAAAGGGTTGGACACATCCGCCATCAGCAAGACTTACTACAACCTGGTAAGCACTTCCTGGTTTGCCCTTTCCCTGCCCACTTCCTGGTTTGCCCTTCCCTGCCCACTTCCTGGTTCGCCCTTTCCCTGCCCACTTCCtggtttgcaccttcctgcccccTTCCTGGTTTGCCCTTTCCTGCCCCCTTCCTGGTTTGCCCTTTCCCTGCCCCCTTCCTGCCCACTTCCTGGTTCGCCCTTTCCCTGCCCACTTCCTGGTTTGCCCTTTCCCTGCCCTTTCCCTGCCCCCTTCCTGGTTTGCCCTTTCCCTGCCCACTTCCTGGCCTGGCCCTTCGTACGTCTGATGTAATGTGGACATGTTAGTGTGAACTGTACACATGATGACTGCTAACTGGGTTAGactagggagaggtagaggtcaGAATGGAGTacgatggctgagtggttagagaatcgggctattaatcagaaggttgtgtccttgggcaaggcacttcaccttacttgcctcggggggaatgtccctgtacttactgttagtcgctctggataagagtgtctgctaaattactaaaataaaaatgaaatggggtcaggggtcatggctAGGGGGTCGGGACTTAGTCGAGGAAAAACCATCATTATAAGATCCACACCTCGCTGTTTCTCTAAATGACTTATCTTTCTGAAATGTTTTGTtctcacatctctctgtctttcccgcTGTAGGTTTTGCAGAACATTCTAGAAACAGAGACTGAGTATTCCAAGGACCTGCAGAGTCTCCTGACTACATACCTGAGATCCCTGCAGAGCACGGACAGGTACAGGTCAGGCGGATTCCAGTCGTCTATCCGGGGTAAATTCATGGTCTTCATATatcacacccctcacctctctcctttctctcctcctccccccccccctcccctccccgctcctTTAACAGGCTGACCACGTCCGATGTCTCTCTCATCCTGGGGAATCTGGAGGAGATCAGCACTTTCCAGCAGATGCTCGTCCAATCCCTGGAGGAGTGCACCAAGTAAGTCCCTCCCTCCAGTACAGCTCCACCAATCGGCACAAGGTCATTCCGTGACTCATGATGGTCTGATGCAATCGTCTCGGTCCCGTGCGGTCGTGCTCTGCGGGCGATCAGTCGATAAAATGGTTGAATTTGTCTGTTGCTGTTTATATTGTCCGGAGAGTTGGAAAAATTCAGTCGGTGACTATGCAGTGAGTCTTCTGGTATGCAGAGACATCTAGTGGTGGGCTGTGGTATTACAGTGTGTTGATTGTTTGTTCTGATTGTGAGTTCTCACCagatctccttctcccccaggcTGCCAGAGAGCCAGCAGAAGGTCGGAGGCTTCTTCCTCAACCTCATGCCCCAGATGAAGGCTCTGTACGTGGGCTACTGCTCCAACCACCCCTCGGCTGTCAACGTGCTCACCCAGCACAGGTAGGCACCGACAGACACCAGACCCAAGTCTGCCTGGCAACTTACGAGTCATCATGTCAACACGGTTGATGTTGATGCCGGCTTTCAGTAATCCCTGGATTGTATTGATGAACATTGTTTTTCTAAattcatatctctctctgtgtctgtctctctctctacccccccctccctcccccattctcagtgaggagctgggggagtttatggaggggaggggtgctgTCACCCCAGGCATCCTCACCCTGACCACTGGGCTCAGCAAGCCCTTCATGAGGCTGGATAAGTACCCCACCCTGCTcaaggagctggagagacacatggaggtctgtctgcctgtctgtctgcctgtgtgtgtctgtctgtctgtctgcctgtctgtgtgtgtgtgtgtctgtctgcctctctctgtgtgtctgtctgcctgtctgtctgcctgtctgtgtctgtctgtctgtctgtctgcctctctctgcctgcctctgcctgtctgtctgtctgcctgtctgtgtgtgtgtctgtctgcctctctctgtgtgtctgcctgtctgtctgtctgactgtctgtgtgcatcTACTTTTGACACTAGAATCATTATGCCTGACATCAACAAAGCATCAGTAAAGGACTACCAGGAGTGTAGATCTGTCGAGGCCTtctgacccgtgtgtgtgtgtgtgtgtgtctccctgtagGAGAGCCACCCTGATCGTCCAGACATCCAGAAGTGCATGGCCTCCTTCAAGAGCTTGTCTGTAGGTCCCTCTCCAGCTAGCCTCTGTCTGGACATCTGGACACTGGCCACAACATCACTATGTCTGTGTTCatgtctaatgtgtgtgtatgagcagctaatgtgtgtgtgtgtgtcaggcccaGTGTCAGGAGGTGAGGAAGCGTAAGGAGCTGGAGCTGCAGATTCTCACTGAGTCCATCCGCCTGTGGGAGGGAGACGACATCAGGACCCTGGGCTCTGTCCTGTACATGAGCCACATCCTGGTGCTCAGCACGGGGGCAGAggtactgtctgtctctctctctctctctctctgtctctcgctctctctctctctctctcgctctctctcgctctctcgctgtctctcgctctctctcgctctctcgctgtctctctctcgctgtctctctctctctccctcaatatgcaaacatacacatacgtagaccttccctccctctcatgcaGTGTCCTGTTTTCTGATgtgactctctgtctccccctgcaggacaAGTGTGAGCGCTACCTCATGCTCTTCCCTCACGTGCTCCTCATGCTGTCTGCCAGCCCCAGGATGAGCGGCTTCATATTCCaggtctgacccctgacccctagcCTTCATCGTCCCTGTCAGGACGGAACTAGAACCAGAACCCCTAGAACCAGAACCCCTAGAACCAAACACGTTGTTTACAGTCTTACCAATCCTTACCAAGTCTTACCAAACCAGACGCTGataatgttttctctctccacggatctctttttgtctccctctccctcactccctatccctccctccctccaggggaAGCTGCCTCTGGCTGGGATGTCAGTGAACAGACTAGAGGACTGTGAGGCTCACAAGAACGCCTTTGAGCTCTCGGGTAAGACgaccttgactgtgtgtgtgtgtgtgtgtgtgtgagagagagagagagaaagagagagacagagagaaagagagagagagagagagagagagaaagagagagacagagagacagagagagagaaagagagagagagcttgtcaGACTTGGTGTGGATGCATGTGGATGGATTTTCAGATTAATGTAGAGTGTGTAaaatgcttgagtgtgtgtgtgtgtaatgagtgTGTGAAatgcttgaatgtgtgtgtgtgtgtgtgtaatgagtgtgtttgtttcctcAGGGAGGGAGTTTGAGCGTGTGCAGGTGATCTGTAACACCCAGCAGGACCTCCAGGACTGGGTAGACCACCTGACACGACTGTCCAAACACACCAACGCCAGCGCCCCGAGCCACAAGCCCCTCAGCGTGCCCTGCCacacggtaacacacacacacgcaatcacacacacacgcaatcacacaagcacacacacacacacaatcacacacaccatagcaATTGTCCCTGGTCTCACATGCCCCACAATTTATTTAATTAAcatatgttcacacacacacacagtccatacCCCACACGCTTTCAATCCACCATCATGTTTCAGCATCCTCTCAATAACTCccctcctactccccccccccccttcccccctcccaccccccagctgccctcccaccccctgaCTCCGTCGCGCCACGCTGAAGGCAGGGCCATGACAGTGGCGCCGGCCTACCACACGCTGCCCCACCCGTCCTCCCACGGCGCCCCCCACAGCACAGTGATGTGGGGCCCCCTGGAGCCCCCCAACACGCCCAAGCCCTGGAGCCTGAGCTGCCTGCGGCCCGCGCCCCCGCTACGGCCCTCTGCCGCCCTCTGCTACAAGGAGGTGAGGGGCTCctggagcgagtgtgtgtgtttgagagagagatggagagagagagataatgtgtgtttaaaatacaaagaaaatattTGTTCTCCATTGTTGATCCTACTGTTTTGCTCTCCATCCTGACTGTGTCTTTACctctcgcccctcctcccccctcgcaccctccaggacctcaGTAAGAGCCCTAAGAGTGTGAAAAAGCTGCTTCCTAAGAGGAAGCCAGAGAGGAAGCAGTCTGATGAGGAGTTCGCCCTGAGGAAAAGTgagtctccctcctgcctccttccttATGGATCTCTTCTCTGGACCTCTCTAATCTCTGTGTCATCTCCTCTcacttccctctttccttctctacctccccctgttcgtccctcctcctcctctcctcctctctccaggtacTGCTGCTCTAGAGGAGGATGCTCAGATCCTGAAGGTGATCGAGGCGTACTGCACCAGCGCCAAGACCAGGCAAACCCTCAACTCCAGTaagcgtacacacacgtacacacacacttacacgcacatgtactcacacacttacacacacatgtacacacacacacacacacacacacacgtatacacacacaggcacccagacacatacagataaagacacagccccccctccccacaaacATACCATACATGTACATGttgtccatgcacacacactcaaaacaccTAAGGTCTGTGTTTATTCATGTTGTGTGTTGGATCTGAAGTCTGTTGCTGCTCCTAACTCTTCTTCTAACAGttgcttctctttctgtctgtctctctctccttcatttctCACTCTGTTTGGCATCGCTCTGATTTGACGTTTGTTAACCTCGTTCTCCTTGTTTGCCCATCCGTTCTCCTCGGTTGTCCCCCTCGCCaccacgtttttttttcttttggttCGTCCATCATCCATCCGGCATTTTCCGTTGGTTATGTTTTATGATTTTCATCTCCGTCATCGCATGCGTTTGggcgccaccccccccccacacacaaactccgctcacctcccttcctctctacaTGCAatacccctcctgcccctcccctcctccccctcccccatcatccctcctccccctcccccatcatccctcctcccaccttcttctaccaccccccccctccctcctcctccctaccctccatgcccccccagCCTGGCAGGGCACTGACCTGATGCATAACCACGTCCTGGCAGACGTAGATCGGTCCAGTGTGGACCCTCCGGGCCGCCGTAGCAGCGTGTCACGCCCCGAGGTGACCTCCGACCAATCAGAGGACTCTGACTATGACTCCATCTGGACCAGCCACTCTTACAGAATGGGCTCTGTGTCGCGTAAGAGCTGCATCTCTCATCAgaactaaacaaaaaaaaaacgaccCCGTCCAGCCCTGCAACGCACCGTGCTGCCCCGTACCATAAATCCAGAGCACTTACCTCTTAAGTAACCCCGTGGTGAaacttaaaagaaaaagaaaaacgaaaCTTTTTTTGAAGTTTAATTTATTTATGTTatttaattataattttttttttgtctgttgttgatttatttatttgtttatttattcagtTTGGACTGTTTGTTTGAATGTGTTGAAGCAGTATCTCCCTGTTGCCTTGACCACTCTCCCTTATtgtacctcctctccctctgtagtCATGTTGGGTAGTGTAGTCCCATTCTTTCATGAATGTACCCCCTTCTTGTTGTACCTTCTGTGTTGGGATGCTGTTAGCTAATATTACAATAGTGAAATGATAGTATAGTTGGGTCTTTagaaagagtgaggggaggagagagtggggggaggagagagtggggggggggggggtgggggggggtggggggggaagtgGGGACCTTGAGGTTTCCTGTCTGATATTCAGATGTGTTTCAGGAAGTGATCTCATTCTATTTATCTTGTTCTGTTCTTCTACTGAATGTCCAACATGCAGCTTGCCTGCTGCTATGTACATGTGTGACATAAACTTAAATATTATGAAAGTCCTGCACAGCAAAGctttgggacacacacacttatacacacacacacacacactaaaaccatGATCAAGCTCTGTTAGGTATCACAGTAGCATTTCCATGAATATATTGTATGATGACAGTTTATTTTTTAGAAGCCGTTGTGTTTTCAATATCATGTTATGTTTTTATTAATTTCCTCTTTCAATACACG
Protein-coding regions in this window:
- the arhgef7a gene encoding rho guanine nucleotide exchange factor 7a isoform X2 encodes the protein MNSAEQTVTWLITLGVLESPKKTISDPEAFLQTSLKDGVVLCRLLERLSPGSTEKVYQEPKNDGECLSNIKEFLKGCTSFRVEPFEASELLLGLNFSKVLNSLVALNKVTADIGVGSDSVCARHSSAHRIKSFDSLSSQSALGRSSKLQNQFRSLDMCESSGQQVLVKAKFNFQQTNEDELSFSKGDIISVSRQEEGGWWEGSLGGKTGWFPSNYVREVKGSDKQVSPKSGTLKSPPKGLDTSAISKTYYNLVLQNILETETEYSKDLQSLLTTYLRSLQSTDRLTTSDVSLILGNLEEISTFQQMLVQSLEECTKLPESQQKVGGFFLNLMPQMKALYVGYCSNHPSAVNVLTQHSEELGEFMEGRGAVTPGILTLTTGLSKPFMRLDKYPTLLKELERHMEESHPDRPDIQKCMASFKSLSAQCQEVRKRKELELQILTESIRLWEGDDIRTLGSVLYMSHILVLSTGAEDKCERYLMLFPHVLLMLSASPRMSGFIFQGKLPLAGMSVNRLEDCEAHKNAFELSGREFERVQVICNTQQDLQDWVDHLTRLSKHTNASAPSHKPLSVPCHTLPSHPLTPSRHAEGRAMTVAPAYHTLPHPSSHGAPHSTVMWGPLEPPNTPKPWSLSCLRPAPPLRPSAALCYKEDLSKSPKSVKKLLPKRKPERKQSDEEFALRKSTAALEEDAQILKVIEAYCTSAKTRQTLNSRPRRDTGPQVIFPGEEKVTVQDSNRNGQTGVEEKSLVDVVYALRDEVQGLKQDNKKMRRSMEEEQKARKDLEKVVRRVLNSMNDPTWDETNL